A window of Rhododendron vialii isolate Sample 1 chromosome 11a, ASM3025357v1 genomic DNA:
GTAAAAATTTTATATCTATCTCAAAGTCAATTTGTAGAAACATTATAttcatctcaaagccaattggcaatgagtagagaggttCCAGATGTTTGAAGTCagttggcaatgagtggagaggtctcatatgttattaagtgatcacctatttcacttccaagcaatgtgagattcatttccttaatATCTCCCTCAcgttcatttccttaacatcccctcatgtgcagccgcgtttgagatCTGTCACGTGTTGTTACTTTTGAGTCCCATGCAGCCACTTTTGAGTCCTATCACCCCTTATGTGCAACCAGCCgcttttgaggtctgtcacttttgggtcctatcatcccCCACGTGCAGTCCGTcccatttgaggtctgtcacgtgtagTCACTTTTAAGTCCTATGTAGTCATTTTTGGATCCTATCATTGTGCAacttttttgctggtctgtcatcatgaggtgtggattgtaaaaatttttaaaatatgggaTGGAATGGgtcatgtgaaaactttatatctatCTCAAAGTCAATTAGCAATGAGTTGAGAGGTCGCAGATGTTATAAAGTAATCACCAATTCCACTCTCACGCAACGTGTGATTCATTTCATTAACGTAGTACTTCTCTAGGTATTCAAACCCTAGAAGCATCGTATCCCTCCAGGCTCCAAGCGTACGTTATCGCAACTTCGatcaatcgagagagagagagagagagatagagagaatatGCCGAAGAAACTGGGCGTGAACAGCAAAGCCGAGGAGGCTAGGGCTCGGAAGAACGCCACCGAATCCGATCGCAAAGAGCGCGAGTGCCGGGAGAAAGAGGACCAGTACTGGCGCGAAGCCGAGGGCGCAAAGTCGCGCGCCGCCAAGAAGCGTGAGGAGGAGGCAGAGAAGCGCGCCGAGGCCGCCACTCGCAAAGCCGAGGCGCGCCGGATCGCCGAGCTTGAGGAGAAGGAGCTCGAGAAAGCTGGGAAGAAGCCCGATAAGAAGGCCACCCGCGTGTCCATCCCAGTCCCCAAGGTCACCGAGGCGGAGCTCAGGCGGCGCCGCGAGGAGGAGCAGGCGCAGCTTACCAAGAGAGCGGAGGAAGCAAAGCGGCGCCAGAGCCGGACTCAGGGAGAGGAGGAGTATGAGAAGATTGTACTTGTTGCTAATACCAATCGTGATGATTCGATTATCGAGGCGAGATCGGTTGAGGATGCGATTGCGAAGATGGTGGTTGCGGATACCTTGCCTGTGGATAGGCATCCCGAAAGGAGACTCAAGGCATCGTTCAAGGTGCGTTCTATTGATCATGAAATTGCACGTTTGATTctaattatgttatttttgttgtgCGGACTGTACACATGTTGGGTTATGTATTCTATAATTCCACTGTACTGGATTTACTGGTGCAATTCCTATAATAAAGACGTTCTGCTATAAATATAGCGGATTGTTATTGCATTGGTACACACTGAATTGGAAATTCAACCTATATAGCATTCAGTAATTAATTGTGGAGATATCTATTTTGAACACATAGTGCGCTTTCATGTCGATTCCAACTTCTTTAGGTTGGAAGTTGGACAAGAAATTTGGTCATTCTTAATATCCAGTGCCTCACAATTCTGTAAGTCAAGGGATATGTACTGAAGATCTTTAATTGAAATGTCTTAGTCCAGTCTTGCAGTTGAGCAAGAAAGCTTGTAACCTAGCGGAGTTGCAGTTTCTTTCTTAATCAGGACTTGACCACTTTGCTTAGTGTCTGTGTTGGCCCTGTTGGGTGATTGGCTTAGGCTGAGATGCAACCTAAATATCGGCATACCTTGTTACGATTTGTAGGAAAATTGATTAAAGAGATCATACATTTAAGAATTCAATAAAGATATCCAACATCGGCATTGTACCTTAAATCTAATAAGGAATTGTTGTTCTTGCTAATTAGAAACAAGAATGAGCATTGGAAACTACTTGCAATTTAATAGTGGGatggacaaaaaaaacttaaaaaggtATTGGTATGGTTGCGAATTTTTATTCCTACGCTAAATGAATGTTGATCCTAGCTAAATTGCATGCATAAAGTTTGAAAATTTCGTTAGACGTCATCAGAATACGTACTGAAAGTTTCCCCTTTCATCTGTTGGTTATCTATTGAATTCATATCTCATAGGTTTTCGAAGAAGCTGAGCTTCCCAGGCTGAAGGAAGAAAAACCAGGTCTTACTCACACCCAGTACAAGGACATGATATGGAAGCTTTGGAAAAAGTCTCCAGACAATCCTTTGAACCAGGTAAACTTTACTGATCCTTTAGGCAATCATGTGTAAGGTGGTTTTGATGGTCTTTTGTTAGGTTATCATCCACCACTCTTATGGCGTACTAAGATTATTGTCTCACCTAGTCACCTTTCTTTTTCATGTTTACTTTCCTAGTATTGGTTTCCAATATGAGTATGGTACATCacattattaatttattttaagCTTTGCTTTCCTAGTTAGAATAATAACCCATCATTTAAGGGTTCTTACTAAGTTTTTCGAACATCATCCAAATATAATGTGTAAAATCCTGTGATCTTCTTGTCGAACTATTTTCTGGAATACAAGTTCGAATTCCACATCAGTTTTTATAGTTGCAATGGAAAACCTTCTTCAGCAAGTTCAGTTGCAGTTATATCATGTTCTACTTGAGTGTTTGCTTTCTGAAGGATCGTGACCATAAACTGTCACTTAGTTGTTTCGCATATTGTTCCCATCTTTTTGCCTTGTGTTGTATCTTGAGTCACTCGATTTGCAAGCATGCTAGGGAGGATGGCGGTTGAGGTCTACCCCTTCTGTTGGGCCTCAATTATTTGGTCTGTTGGGTTTGGGTCATGGTATTTGTAGCTATCAATGGGATTTGATGGTTGCATTCCAGTTTTAAAAGCGTTCTTTAATTATGGATAGCTGCAGACATGAGGCTAATACCCCAAAATCTTGCAGGCAAATAGTTCATAGTCTTGAATGGTGTAATCTCAAAAATGTTGGTGGTACTATTAGTTGTCACTTGTCATCTACCTCCATCGATCCATGGGACATTAGGGGAGGCTTTTGGGTGCCCCTTGCAGTAGAGGTTTATTGCCTAACTAGACTATGCTGTCATTTCATACTGTTTGTTACAGATGGTTTGTAATTGTGGCATTCTATAAGAAACTGTACCTTTATTTCCAGCTCACTGGTTAAAGAATACTCTTTCTTAATTAATTCCTTCATTTCCTTGTATGTTTGGAAAACCTCAGATAAAGCCCATTTTTCATCTGTCTTGTACATTAAGTAATCAATGAAAGAGTTAATGCTATTAACTTCATTAATGCCTTTGTTGAAGTAATGTAGATTTTAGAAttgatttttggtttgattGGTTTTCGTTTTGGACTCCTGATTTGCAGGTGCAGATTTCAGAGTGATAAACTCTTGCATCTCCAGACACAATGGCTGACAAATTCCGTAGTTTCACTTTGAATGAGGCTGCAGTGTTGCGAGTCTGTGGGCATATTTAACTATTGAGGGCTTCTGTAGTAAATATGAGTATGGCGTGTCCAAACTTTAGTAAAAAGCCAGATTGCTGTAATTATGCTTTTCTTCCAATAAGTTCCCTGTATGTGATTGCGATTATTGGCCGCTTTTGTTCAGTTAATATTGTCGCTGTAAACATTTGATTGTGGCGATCCATACTGCAAGAATCAGCAGTTATTGAAATGCTTTTGTTGccgtttcaaaaataaaaataaaaaatgcttttgTGTCCAAGATTGGATTAGCAGATAGAAAGCCGTACTAAGTTATAAATGATTTGTGGTCTTCTATGTGATCTCTGTTGTAGTGTTTGCAGATGATGaacatcacacacacacacacacgcacacacacatatcCCTTCTTATGAGGAATCCCCTACTTACCTTAAGTGTGGACCTCATAgattccgatcgaatttcaatgatctgagccgttcaatgtgatcagaacgtaattttaaggataCCTGCGTgaaatcgtcaaaaaaaaagttatgtgtgtgtgtgtatttcaAACTAATGGATCTCGTGTGAGTTCACTCACTAATGTTATTGAGGAAGAACCACTACAAGATGTATGTGTTGCGGATTTATTCAGTCACATTACAACAAATCCAAATAACAGATCCCAGAATCATCCTTCGGCTAAAAATATGACCAGTTGTTCAGGTCATTATAGACTTGTATAGGTTAGTCCCTTCATCCTCTTCAGAAGCTTCATGCAATTGGTCATGCGGTCCTGCCCTCTGCTCTACCGCAAAGAAGGGCGTTTTTTGGAATGGGGTATTCATCCCTGAAAGACTGATATGAGGTATAAACGCGCAGATAAAACTGTTGTCCGAGATACTGGCGTGCCCAAAACTCTGTTCTTAGATTCCACATTCCAACATTGTCAAGTGATATGTACACAGCAGTCCATGAATTTGGATACACCTGCAACACCAACCATACCTTTTGAGTTAATGTTATTCTGAACATTAGgttctttatttatttgtttttgtgcaGAATATTGATTTCCACTCTCAAACAGTGTCAACTACTTGCAAAGACATGGAGAATTAATCATCCACCTGTGTGGTACAACGGAAAACTGCATCTCTTAGATTGTACTGCTTCCTACTAGCAGGAGTCCATCGGCCCCCATCCATTCtgcaaaaaaaggaaaacgtCCCAGTTCAGTATTTACTCCGTCGGTATGCCAGTTATGTTAAGATGGGTGGAAGGAAGCTCTTACCCAACCACGAAGAAAGAATACCCATCAAGGTGCCAGCTTTGTATAATGCTCTCACGGTTCTCAAACACAACTTCGATAAAAGCTCTGTAGTCAGCGCCCATAACTGATGTGTCGAGGTACACTTTTGCATCATTGGGGTTGTCAGATATGCTACCAACGCGGAAAACTCCTTCGATCTTGAAATAGTCTGCAAGCTTGAGGGGTGTGTCAGCAGGGACGAAGGAGACTCTGTTAATTGCATATCTCTGCTTGCCATTGACTTGAGCTGCTGAATTAGCCAGTTTGATAGTTCTGGTGATGTTTATAAGACCATAGTGGTAAGAGCCCTGTGGGTTAGGTCTTGGTCCGCTTGCTGTAAGGTTTGTCCTGTAACGATTGGTCAAGTTATTTGAGTTACAGACTAATTATGGATTGAAATCATGCAATTTCCATCTGATAACccagaattttttttagttttgagacATGTCGAACTGACTGCATACGGATGTCAAATTATGGTGTTAGGACAAACTGGATGAACTACAGTATAAGGGGAGAACCTGATGGCACGAGCCTGGTTTAGGGACCACTCGACTGTGGTGGGTGCGCTGGGTGGTAGACCAGACACCGGCTTGGCAGAGTTGCTATAGTGAAGTATGGCGGTGGCGTTGAGGACTTTGTTGGTGAAACGAGTGGAAACTGCAATATAGTAGTCCTGAGGCGATTGGTTTGCTGTAACTAACACAGAGTAGGATTGGCCTACATGGACATCGAGGGAGGACAAGGTGGTTTGCAGAGTATGAGTCCCTTCAACCTCAACCAACTTCATATCATGCCCTTGAATACGAAAATTGAGAGTATTTTGGAGTCCCACATTGGATATTCTAAGCCTGTAAGTTTTTCCTAATGCATACCCAAAAAACACTCGTCAGTATATTATGCTGAtcgatatatatatgtatgtaattGGAAGCATCAATAGTTAGCGGTTAACTTTTGACTCAGCAGCTACCTGGTTCAACTGTAAAAGATGCACCATTGGGTCTGCGGCCGTTGATCAGGATGCCATCAGGGAAAGGAAGCCTTTTGCCAAGGTCCAAAATGGCCTTCAACATCTGCAGTATCGGTATAGGTAGTATCAAAACACAGATTTAGCCTTCTCTTTGTTGTTATGCATTTGACATGCGTTGGTGGAATATTTAATTTACCTTGTGATCTTTTTTGTACCAATCTCCGATGAGTACAGTGTAATCAGCTGCTGGTTCTGGAAATGGGACAGGAATGAGTGGCCTGCTGAGAATCCTAATGCCTCCAAATCCACCTGCAGCCTTGTGGAAAGCAAGAGATGGGAAATAGAAGAAGCTGCCAATCTGATCTTTCATTTGCAATGTGTAAGTGAAGTTCTTCCCTGGAGGAATGGGGCATGTAGTTCCATAAACTCCATCTTGGTATGAGTTCTTCCTCTGTTGTATTCCATTCCTGTGTTATATTATAGGCCACACAAAATACTTGGTTCCGTAAGCCAACTTGTGAAGATTCCGTAAGCCAATAGTTATTAAATTTTCAAGAGGCGAAATTTAAGTTAAGTAACCGCATAATCGGAAAAATGGACATGGGGTTCTGTTGGTTGGCTGGTTTATTCGTatttagtcacataatccatAGGATATGAGTCTAACACCTGTATCCAGTATCCTGACGCTCGCTTCTTACCTCCAATGGAGTAAACTAGAAGCGCTGGTCTTTAGCCCAATGGATGGGGCACCTCATAATTTTTTCCACGATTTGAATATCGGGATATATGTGGCACTGTCAAAAAATTGACTTGACGGAACTACTTTAAAATCAATAGTCTATTTTTATGAAACCGTTTTAAATAAGGTTCATAACTAACTACACGtttattaatttgaaaagaGTAGTCCCAATGCATGTCTCTGAAAGTAATATAATCCATCAATCCAACAACTTTGATTGAGATACATGACCTGTCCATCAATATCCATCTAGTCATTTAATTacgggaaaagggaaaaagaaagatcATCGTAGTTTTTAAATATATTTCAAGATCATATTTCATTCATTTATTTAGTGAGGAGATAAGATTAGTAGCGTAGCATTACCTCTGAAGCGGACATGGGGGCCCCATAGAGAAAGGGTGCACTACAGTAGTGTGCGATTCGAGCTTTCCACATCGATAGTCAATGGTTCATATTTCATCTCAGCTCCTGCAGATTCGAGTCATCTATTGCCGAGATGAATCTTAACCATTAATAACTGAGATAGACGGCTCGAATTGCGTACTATAGCCTTATAGTGCACCACTGCAATACAGGGAGTAGTCAGGGACCCCGGCCCCCTCCGAAGCTATGGAATGTCTTATGTTTCTATAGAATTGGTATCATTTGTCACGTTTGAAACTTTTTATTGGTcttaaatctttttatttttttgggctaGTTTTTGGAGGCCTAAATCTACTTTCATAGCTAGTTGGGTAAATCAAATTAAAAGGCTCAAAATATTGTTGTGAGAAATTCCCGAGgctaatatatatgtaatttaCAAACGCTGAAATTCTTCCCCATGCATCtcctattttctttctttgagaCAATTAAAAGCACGGGTGCGGTGGGGATAGGCATAGGCTGGCTGAGTGGCTCTTCCCAAACGAGGCCAATAGCGACGGTTTCCCACCTAAACAGTTCAGTTCAGTTGCATGTTCCTCCTCCACGTAAAAGCCGGCTGGCCATGTCGATCGAGAAGACATTCTCAAAAGACGTACGGTAGGGTAGGTATCTATcaacacatatatgtatgtatgtatgtatgtatatcttTTGACACGTACGTCTTAATTTCCTTGTCGTCGATCTGTAAACTCATGTACCTACCTACCCAAACCCAGTAGAAGTGCTCCTCTATGATCTGGACCAAAGTAACACCAACTCCTAATTCTAACAATCCTCAGGATATTACTGATCATCACCATTCCATACTACAGTTACatacacctatatatatatatatatatatatatatatatatatatatatatatatatatatatatgtgaatGCATGTATACAAAAATgcatgtatgagagagagagagagagagagagagatctgacCAAGAGATGAGAAAAGGTTCCGGTAAGCTATTGTACACGTTAATAATGAGGTTGTCATTCGTAGCAGAGTATATATCAGGACCAGGAAATTGTCCATTTATAAGAATTCCCTGCATATTTATACAAATAAAAACACACGAACACAGTAAATGAACTAATCTCTCAACAGAATCAAACGACAACGTACGACCCATTATTACTGTTCTATTGGGTTCAAGTTTTATCTTTCAAATCTTCCCTCCACATGAACAGTAATAATGGGTTTGTGAAATTTGTACGTAAAAAACCCATGTTACActatagataaaaaaaagaagaagaaaaaaccatGTTAGAAAAAACTACCTGTTGACGAACACCAAGGGGATAGATATCTCCATAGCTAACATTCCAAGTGAAAAATCTATAAGGATCCTCAGCGCCTACACTGCCCGCCGCTAAAATGTAAACAATGGCAAAACAAAGGTACCATGTAGTTGCGGGTTCCCCTGAATTTAGCCCCATTTTCACCACAAGAGCATGCGCGCTAAcacacgcagagagagagagagagagagcagaagcCCCTTCAATGGTTATTGAATAAATATTGGTATTGGTAGTGGTAGAGATGGTCacgtttatatatatatgcaagttgATGGGGAATTACGGGAAAAAGGCGTGGAGGGAAATGGGGTTGACGGTTGAGGCTGCATATATGGAACATACgcggtgtggtgtggtgtggtgtgttAGTCAAggcttttattattattatattattattttcaacTGAGGAAGCCATTTTTATGGACCTACCCCATTTTAAGTCATATTCACCCCCACTAGCCATTAGAAAAATAGTCGCAAAAAgcttaatgcaatttttttttaataatttatataTTTGGTTCAACTTACGCGCACATCGACAAACTTTGGAGACTGATTCTACCACCCACTTGCTGAGATCCTAATTACAGTCAGAGCTTTGAATGAattggtcccaaaaaaattaataaaatttgagaGGTTTTGATTAAAAGACCTTGGAGGTATCAACCCCCGTAAAATTATAGCTCTTGATTAGTGTAACTGCTGTGCAAAAGCAAACAGTTGCATAATGTCACGCATGGAAGATTTAGGTTTTTCGTTACAAATTGAAGTTTGAGATGGCATATAATTTCTCGCTTCACTTAAGTagtagtagatttttttttttttttatgtcgtGTCACATAAAATTATGTTGTCATACTGTAAAAAGTGAGCTATTTTCAGATTGATATTTCGAGCATGGTTCTTGTCGTTATTTGATACGAAATACTAGTTTAATTATTGTTATTCGAAATGCCCTTCTTAACCTTCTATATTTAGTATTCTAAAACAaacatttacaaaaaaaaatctgtttttctCTTAGAAAACGTTAGTTACATTACTCTCAAATTACGAGAAAATCCACGAATCCTTACTTTTGGAGGGGGGCTAAGAAATCTCATTTATCGTTTGAGCAATCATATGGCCACAGATGTGAACAGAGTTGTCCAAAGTATACGTTGACATAAGGTACAAGCACGACTCAAAAATACTGTATTATATTGTTCCGAAAATATTTACTCCTATATATGTCTAATCTGTGTCTTACAATTGTGTTGCGATCATTTTGATCCTTAgcacgattaaaaaaaaatgatcatttCCCTCAGCATTTGCTTGAGTAAACGTAGGGTTTGACCCAGAAGATTATGAAACGACtaggtgttcggacaaataagctattttgacttattttttgttcttatttaaattttttcgtatcacttagcttattgtcatttttttggagattattgcatcctcacgtcaaaaggaatctaaaaagtaaaaatttttgaccgaaattcaattttttttgaataaagacaaaagaaaatcaataagccaattttttcgtctttattcaaaaaaaattggattttggtcaaatttttttactttttaaattcctcttgttgtgaggatgcaataattcccaaaaaaatgacaataagccaagtgatacgaaaaaatttgaataaagacaaaaaataagtcactgtgacttatttgtccgaacgggcaAGAGAGAGTGTGATCATACAATCTcatgagaaaaagaagaatacaATGTCAAGATACAAGCGCGTTGGCTTGATGACAAGAGCGGGCGGGATTGATGGCGCTGTCAATTCTGGTTGGGGGAAACCGTGATTACAGACGCAACGCACGGGAATATCCCCAACTCGAGTATTACGCCAACCCACCCACAACCCAGAGAAGTCTTTTTACAGTTTGCACTTCCATCGTGGCC
This region includes:
- the LOC131306306 gene encoding L-ascorbate oxidase homolog — its product is MGLNSGEPATTWYLCFAIVYILAAGSVGAEDPYRFFTWNVSYGDIYPLGVRQQGILINGQFPGPDIYSATNDNLIINVYNSLPEPFLISWNGIQQRKNSYQDGVYGTTCPIPPGKNFTYTLQMKDQIGSFFYFPSLAFHKAAGGFGGIRILSRPLIPVPFPEPAADYTVLIGDWYKKDHKMLKAILDLGKRLPFPDGILINGRRPNGASFTVEPGKTYRLRISNVGLQNTLNFRIQGHDMKLVEVEGTHTLQTTLSSLDVHVGQSYSVLVTANQSPQDYYIAVSTRFTNKVLNATAILHYSNSAKPVSGLPPSAPTTVEWSLNQARAIRTNLTASGPRPNPQGSYHYGLINITRTIKLANSAAQVNGKQRYAINRVSFVPADTPLKLADYFKIEGVFRVGSISDNPNDAKVYLDTSVMGADYRAFIEVVFENRESIIQSWHLDGYSFFVVGMDGGRWTPASRKQYNLRDAVFRCTTQVYPNSWTAVYISLDNVGMWNLRTEFWARQYLGQQFYLRVYTSYQSFRDEYPIPKNALLCGRAEGRTA
- the LOC131306308 gene encoding uncharacterized protein LOC131306308, which codes for MPKKLGVNSKAEEARARKNATESDRKERECREKEDQYWREAEGAKSRAAKKREEEAEKRAEAATRKAEARRIAELEEKELEKAGKKPDKKATRVSIPVPKVTEAELRRRREEEQAQLTKRAEEAKRRQSRTQGEEEYEKIVLVANTNRDDSIIEARSVEDAIAKMVVADTLPVDRHPERRLKASFKVFEEAELPRLKEEKPGLTHTQYKDMIWKLWKKSPDNPLNQVQISE